The following is a genomic window from Methanoplanus sp. FWC-SCC4.
AGATTTGGTTGTTAATTTTTGTAAACAAATATACTGTCTTTTAACTTTTTAATTCTTTTAAAACTTCTTCTGCATGTCCTTTTACTTTTACTTTTCTCCAGATTTTTTTAATTATCCCGTTTTCATCAATTAGGAAAGTACTTCTTTCAACGCCAAGGAATTCTTTTCCAAACATTTTTTTGGGTTTCCACACATTGTAGGACTTAAGAACATCATGTTCCGGATTGGATAAAAGAATAAATCCGATATTGTGTTTCCGGGAAAACTTTCTGTGGCTTTCACATGAATCAGGACTGATGCCGATAACAATAGCATCCAGGTCTTCAAATTCTTTAAGTTTTTCAGTAAAACTTACCGCTTCGAGTGTGCATCCGGGAGTATTGTCTTTTGGATAAAAATATAATATAATTTTTGTGCCTTTAAATACTGAAAGACAGGTTTCTTTCTCATTTGAATCCCTGATAGAAAATTCAGGTGCCATATCTCCTGTTTTTATTTCATCCATATTCATCTTCCTTTTCTTTCGAAGATACGACTGATGGATGATAAGTCTTCCTGTCAAAAAAAATTCCGTTCAGGGTTTATATTATGATACTATTTCTATTAAGTTCTTGATTTAAAATTAAATTCAATATCTTAAAATACAGATTATTTATAACAAAATGTCTGACGCAAATTCATCTGATTTATGGCTTAAATCTGAATCA
Proteins encoded in this region:
- the bcp gene encoding thioredoxin-dependent thiol peroxidase, yielding MDEIKTGDMAPEFSIRDSNEKETCLSVFKGTKIILYFYPKDNTPGCTLEAVSFTEKLKEFEDLDAIVIGISPDSCESHRKFSRKHNIGFILLSNPEHDVLKSYNVWKPKKMFGKEFLGVERSTFLIDENGIIKKIWRKVKVKGHAEEVLKELKS